One Acropora palmata chromosome 2, jaAcrPala1.3, whole genome shotgun sequence genomic window carries:
- the LOC141873831 gene encoding stimulator of interferon genes protein 2-like gives MDPQQLNNGFGPLSKRRGKSAKVSAAIILVVMVLPYVFTINLVQDKKENKDDFLFFTYVTGRLLLSFIIGKLMQKICLFWEEMQHKETRYSGSWMKLLKSTFAFGFGDYIFAFFSVFLLTYALQVECTTFCRAKYFWLFCLNSCWFAVLSFIVGSREPSIVEVSQINERENKNVADGLAWSYYFGYLKLVLPKLDEQIGKSEEYRYKVTRKKLYILLPKNCYTFETIDKADPRVTIAGNLEPYEMNRAGILKRVYRHTVHRIGRPRPDGGEDEPYFLVLEYATPLMSLYDMSMNAEAGLSREQRDEQVVLFIRKLKEILDECPECRNKYELVPFSGEDNQIADVLVQKIAEADVAIEA, from the exons ATGGATCCACAACAGCTAAATAATGGTTTCGGTCCACTTTCCAAGCGACGCGGTAAATCTGCCAAGGTTTCAGCAGCAATCATTCTGGTTGTAATGGTACTCCCCTATGTCTTCACGATAAACCTCGTtcaagataaaaaagaaaacaaagacgacttcctttttttcaccTACGTAACTGGCCGTCTTCTGTTAAGTTTTATAATTGGCAAGCTAATGCAAAAAATATGCCTGTTTTGGGAGGAAATGCAGCACAAGGAAACTCGATATAGTGGAAGTTGGATGAAGTTACTCAAATCAACTTTCGCTTTCGGATTTGGAGATTACATTTTCGCTTTCTTTTCTGTGTTCCTACTGACCTATGCTTTGCAGGTAGAATGTACGACTTTCTGCCGTGCGAAATATTTCTGGCTGTTTTGTCTGAACAGTTGTTGGTTTGCCGTGTTGTCCTTCATTGTCGGTTCTCGAGAGCCTTCCATCGTGGAGGTATCACAGATCAAcgagagagaaaacaaaaatgtggctGATGGTCTGGCATGGAGCTACTATTTCGGTTACTTGAAATTAGTGCTACCAAAGCTAGATGAACAGATCGGTAAATCAGAGGAGTATCGTTACAAAGTTACAAGGAAGAAGCTGTACATCTTGCTTCCTAAAAACTGTTACACCTTCGAAACAATCGACAAGGCCGACCCACGCGTGACGATTGCCGGAAATCTTGAGCCTTACGAGATGAACCGAGCTGGGATACTCAAGAGGGTTTACAGGCATACTGTCCATCGTATAGGGAGGCCACGACCAGATGGAGGTGAAGACGAGCCGTATTTCCTTGTCCTGGAGTACGCTACGCCCTTGATGTCCTTGTATGACATGTCGATGAATGCCGAGGCTGGATTGAGTCGCGAACAACGGGACGAAcag GTGGTGCTGTTCATTCGCAAATTGAAGGAAATCCTTGACGAATGCCCAGAGTGCAGAAACAAGTATGAATTGGTGCCCTTTTCTGGAGAAGATAATCAAATAGCAGATGTGTTGGTGCAAAAGATTGCGGAGGCAGATGTGGCAATTGAAGCTTAA
- the LOC141873829 gene encoding 4-hydroxyphenylpyruvate dioxygenase-like protein translates to MVVRLHHVEILCQNLQQSLKQFCGKYGFRVAARSPFPNQVILNRDAINFVLSEGAHDRDTVFNVALEVKDVKQAVDIVQRNNGKVIRGPQISADSNGEVESAVIQTPIGNVVHTLLNSSNYGGIFLPGFHDNNMALRETDDYVTSAETETSYRRAVVSESILKHFDHITFACPLGTSQSIMKWYENCFGFSRFNISSHESPEGFYVQSSIQGASIGMKLTAMQYWFCSETELTIKTEEPGGGVKFVFAEPLPGQGPNQVQTFLREHGGPGIQHIGLYTSNISEAVATLKDKGVTFIDPPAAYYSEEGKLQEIKEVGESVELLKNHGILLDAESFREQEKTQSQEKTRYLMQVFTTPLFNRDTFFLEVIQRCGATGFGAGNITALWNAVDSYLKSHSDNSDSS, encoded by the exons atGGTGGTGCGCTTACATCATGTGGAAATCCTTTGTCAGAATCTTCAGCAAAGCTTGAAACAATTTTGTGGAAAGTATGGATTTAGAGTGGCAGCTCGCTCCCCTTTTCCTAATCAAGTTATTCTAAACCGCGAcgctattaattttgttttgagcgAAGGCGCTCATGACAGAGACACGGTGTTCAATGTTGCCCTCGAAGTCAAAGATGTTAAACAGGCGGTGGATATTGTGCAAAGAAACAACGGAAAAGTAATCAGAGGACCACAAATATCAGCTGATAGTAACGGAGAGGTGGAATCTGCCGTTATACAGACACCCATTGGCAATGTCGTCCATACTTTACTCAATTCATCCAATTATGGGGGAATATTTTTACCCGGCTTTCACGATAACAACATGGCGTTACGTGAAACTGATGATTATGTAACATCAGCTGAAACTGAGACATCATACCGTAGAGCAGTTGTCAGTGAAAGTattttaaagcattttgaTCACATAACTTTTGCATGCCCACTGGGAACATCACAGTCCATTATGAAATGGTATGAGAATTGTTTTGGGTTTAGCAGGTTCAATATTAGTTCACACGAGAGCCCAGAAGGGTTTTATGTACAGAGTTCGATCCAAGGTGCAAGTATCGGAATGAAGTTAACAGCCATGCAGTATTGGTTTTGTTCTGAAACTGAGCttacaataaaaacagaagaaCCAGGTGGGGGAGTGAAATTTGTCTTTGCCGAGCCTCTCCCAGGACAAG GTCCCAACCAAGTACAAACATTTTTGAGGGAACATGGAGGTCCTGGAATACAGCACATAGGCTTATATACTTCAAATATTTCTGAAGCAGTAGCTACTTTAAAAGACAAAGGGGTCACATTTATTGATCCTCCTGCTGCATATTATTCTGAG GAGGGaaaattacaagaaatcaaagaGGTTGGGGAATCTGTGGAGTTGCTAAAAAATCATGGAATTCTGTTAGATGCTGAGAGCTTTCGTGAACAAGAGAAGACGCAATCACAGGAGAAAACAAG ATACCTGATGCAAGTCTTCACGACTCCGTTATTCAACCGAGACACATTTTTTCTGGAGGTGATACAGCGATGTGGTGCGACAGGATTTGGAGCTGGAAATATTACTGCATTGTGGAATGCTGTGGACTCATATCTCAAAAGTCACTCTGATAACAGTGATTCATCTTAG
- the LOC141873827 gene encoding uncharacterized protein LOC141873827 isoform X2, whose protein sequence is MLRGLVKLTYMDLTGNGKIRRWKLGVKSELEKPLIASEPNVQVNADKAESGVDHCEPLAQTEGKSEEPKTKHSQVQEEITLIKKEEQYKTSKKRLKSPPPSPSLKQSKLTEASFTPKKKCSLICKCPHQEQPAAYVVPLYCMTISPKSQQLASEKKWFSESQMTSVEGLKEENFDQSVLTTVVSFMSHCRKPPLTLVFYLFNGILLSRQSKCGKECFRVLWRIQVLHPAVVLQMVSQRITWEFISRIIKLCCEDAFYSEGNCLALNAVLALSFLVSILEEELKLKSFSVVKTNAYRLLNMSKSARNIKDVITWLETALQEHASTQPTHSCQRDVCLVYLLQRMLVLSLTVSKQLEECALCIGSEMFLVYSKFPSVELKTLFLQSTQSHLLRAKLIELVVRNCCSLSQTDLEDSGIPKEGLKHIVIVDFQRSPPGLNHGSMCSSSNAIVMDSCEEFLMLLAYWLQSIVFRHRRSLQRNVSDLLRTFSMDDEDLLRGIDGYVAKLKTRLESLCEASVLSPRSYQLLDLMSSLKQFGHNLP, encoded by the exons atgctcAGAGGCTTGGTGAAATTAACGTATATGGATTTGACAGGCAATGGAAAAATTAGACGGTGGAAACTTGGTGTTAAGAGTGAGCTGGAAAAGCCTTTGATAGCTTCTGAGCCAAATGTTCAG gTTAATGCAGACAAAGCAGAGTCTGGTGTTGACCATTGCGAACCCCTAGCACAAACAGAAGGAAAATCTGAAgagccaaaaacaaaacattctcAGGTGCAAGAAGAGATTACACTTATAAAAAAGGAGGAGCAGTACAAAACTAGCAAGAAGAGGTTAAAAAGCCCTCCACCATCTCCTTCATTGAAACAGAGTAAGTTGACAGAGGCAAGTTTTACTCCTAAGAAGAAGTGTTCACTGATTTGTAAGTGCCCGCATCAAGAGCAACCAGCAGCATATGTGGTACCACTCTATTGTATGACTATATCGCCAAAATCTCAACAACTTGCCTCAGAAAAGAAATGGTTTAGTGAAAGTCAAATGACCTCAGTGGAAGGTTTAAAGGAGGAGAACTTTGATCAATCAGTATTGACTACTGTAGTCAGTTTTATGAGTCATTGCCGAAAACCACCACTGACGCTGGTATTTTACCTATTCAATGGCATCCTGTTATCAAGGCAAAGTAAATGTGGTAAGGAATGTTTTAGGGTCCTTTGGCGAATTCAGGTGTTGCACCCTGCTGTGGTTTTGCAAATGGTGTCACAAAGAATAACTTGGGAATTTATTTCCAGAATAATTAAACTGTGTTGTGAGGATGCATTTTATTCGGAAGGGAATTGCCTGGCCCTGAATGCAGTTTTGGCCTTGTCTTTCCTTGTCAGCATCCTGGAAGaagaattaaaattgaaatcttTCAGTGTTGTAAAGACCAATGCTTATAGGCTTCTAAACATGTCAAAGAGTGCAAGAAACATAAAGGATGTCATCACCTGGCTTGAAACAGCATTGCAAGAACATGCCTCAACACAGCCTACTCACAGCTGTCAGCGTGATGTGTGTTTAGTTTACTTGTTACAACGGATGCTAGTGTTATCTCTCACTGTTAGCAAGCAACTAGAAGAGTGTGCTCTTTGCATTGgaagtgaaatgtttttggTCTACTCTAAGTTTCCATCAGTTGAGTTGAAAACTCTTTTTCTTCAGTCAACACAGTCACACCTTCTAAGGGCAAAGTTGATTGAATTGGTTGTCAGAAATTGTTGTTCTCTGTCGCAGACTGATCTTGAAGACAGTGGAATACCCAAAGAGGGGTTAAAGcacattgttattgttgatttccagcgttctccaccAGGGTTGAACCATGGTTCCATGTGTTCTTCCAGTAATGCCATTGTCATGGATAGTTGTGAAGAGTTTCTAATGCTACTGGCATACTGGTTGCAAAGTATTGTTTTTCGTCATCGAAGATCACTTCAGAGAAACGTGTCAGATTTATTACGAACTTTTTCCATGGATGATGAAGATTTGTTGAGGGGGATTGATGGATACGtggcaaaactgaaaacacgCTTGGAGAGCTTGTGTGAGGCATCAGTTCTCTCTCCACGAAGCTATCAGCTTTTAGATCTTATGTCttctttgaaacaatttgGCCATAATCTGCCTTAG
- the LOC141873830 gene encoding stimulator of interferon genes protein 3-like, which translates to MDLQQENNGFGPIPKRRGEYAKASAGLVVVVPAIACVIAALVSQDKVVKDHVLFFPIFVIGRLLLSFVIGKVMQKACQFVEELRHKKDRYNGKKMNVFKSTFTFSYGDYVFFSVTVVLLAISHALQLECSTFSHVDGQFGLLILNSCWVAWLSIAAGCREPSMVEISRINERENKNVADGLAWGYYLAHLKIVLPKLEDQIDKSEKYRGKIKSKKLYILVPKNCNTFQRIQDADSRVKADGNLEPYEIYRAGTKRVYKHTVHSIQYTAEEEPCYLVLEYATTLMTLYEMSKYTDSGLGSEQREEQVVLFYRKLKEILDECLDCRNKYELVPFSGEATKIADVLTNKIRDTAVTVFSDKAR; encoded by the exons ATGGATCTACAACAGGAGAATAATGGTTTTGGTCCAATTCCCAAGCGACGCGGTGAGTATGCAAAAGCTTCTGCAGGACTCGTTGTGGTTGTTCCTGCAATCGCTTGTGTCATAGCGGCACTCGTCTCTCAAGATAAAGTAGTCAAAGACCACGTGCTTTTTTTCCCAATATTCGTAATTGGTCGTCTTCTGCTTAGTTTCGTGATTGGTAAGGTAATGCAAAAAGCATGTCAGTTTGTGGAAGAATTGCGCCACAAGAAAGATCGATATAATGGAAAAAAGATGAACGTCTTCAAATCAACTTTCACTTTCAGTTATGGAGattacgtttttttttccgttacTGTGGTTCTACTAGCAATTTCCCATGCTTTGCAGCTAGAATGTTCGACTTTTAGTCATGTGGATGGTCAGTTCGGGCTCCTTATTCTGAACAGTTGTTGGGTTGCCTGGTTATCCATTGCTGCTGGTTGTCGAGAGCCTTCCATGGTGGAAATATCACGGATCAAcgagagagaaaacaaaaatgtcgcTGATGGTCTGGCATGGGGCTACTATTTAGCTCACTTGAAAATAGTGCTGCCAAAGCTAGAAGATCAGATCGATAAATCAGAGAAGTATCGTGGCAAAATTAAGAGCAAGAAGCTTTACATCCTGGTACCTAAGAACTGTAACACCTTCCAAAGAATCCAGGACGCCGACTCACGGGTGAAGGCTGATGGAAATCTTGAGCCTTACGAAATATACCGAGCTGGGACCAAGAGGGTTTACAAGCATACCGTCCATAGTATACAGTACACAGCTGAAGAGGAGCCGTGTTACCTTGTCCTGGAGTATGCCACGACGTTGATGACCTTGTATGAGATGTCGAAGTACACCGACTCTGGATTGGGCAGCGAACAACGAGAAGAACAg GTGGTGCTGTTCTATCGAAAATTGAAGGAAATCCTGGACGAATGCCTAGACTGCAGAAACAAGTATGAATTGGTGCCCTTTTCTGGAGAGGCTACTAAAATAGCAGATGTGTTGACGAATAAGATTAGGGATACAGCTGTGACA GTATTCTCGGACAAAGCACGTTAG
- the LOC141873827 gene encoding uncharacterized protein LOC141873827 isoform X1: MEEKTHPEVITIDDDDEDYLKPLKVRKDKVKTKVSSKDVIVIPDDDEVSDDTSIASAVTHKTLTVYSPEKKFKISEKKIKMLRGLVKLTYMDLTGNGKIRRWKLGVKSELEKPLIASEPNVQVNADKAESGVDHCEPLAQTEGKSEEPKTKHSQVQEEITLIKKEEQYKTSKKRLKSPPPSPSLKQSKLTEASFTPKKKCSLICKCPHQEQPAAYVVPLYCMTISPKSQQLASEKKWFSESQMTSVEGLKEENFDQSVLTTVVSFMSHCRKPPLTLVFYLFNGILLSRQSKCGKECFRVLWRIQVLHPAVVLQMVSQRITWEFISRIIKLCCEDAFYSEGNCLALNAVLALSFLVSILEEELKLKSFSVVKTNAYRLLNMSKSARNIKDVITWLETALQEHASTQPTHSCQRDVCLVYLLQRMLVLSLTVSKQLEECALCIGSEMFLVYSKFPSVELKTLFLQSTQSHLLRAKLIELVVRNCCSLSQTDLEDSGIPKEGLKHIVIVDFQRSPPGLNHGSMCSSSNAIVMDSCEEFLMLLAYWLQSIVFRHRRSLQRNVSDLLRTFSMDDEDLLRGIDGYVAKLKTRLESLCEASVLSPRSYQLLDLMSSLKQFGHNLP, from the exons ATGGAAGAGAAAACTCACCCAGAGGTAATTACAAtcgacgacgatgatgaagaTTATCTTAAGCCTTTGAAGGTTCGCAAGGATAAAGTGAAAACTAAAGTGTCCTCAAAAGATGTGATTGTTATTCCAGACGACGATGAAGTGAGCGATGATACATCGATCGCGAGTGCAGTCACTCACAAGACTCTTACTGTATACAGTCCCGAGAAGAAGTTCAAGatcagcgaaaaaaaaattaaaatgctcAGAGGCTTGGTGAAATTAACGTATATGGATTTGACAGGCAATGGAAAAATTAGACGGTGGAAACTTGGTGTTAAGAGTGAGCTGGAAAAGCCTTTGATAGCTTCTGAGCCAAATGTTCAG gTTAATGCAGACAAAGCAGAGTCTGGTGTTGACCATTGCGAACCCCTAGCACAAACAGAAGGAAAATCTGAAgagccaaaaacaaaacattctcAGGTGCAAGAAGAGATTACACTTATAAAAAAGGAGGAGCAGTACAAAACTAGCAAGAAGAGGTTAAAAAGCCCTCCACCATCTCCTTCATTGAAACAGAGTAAGTTGACAGAGGCAAGTTTTACTCCTAAGAAGAAGTGTTCACTGATTTGTAAGTGCCCGCATCAAGAGCAACCAGCAGCATATGTGGTACCACTCTATTGTATGACTATATCGCCAAAATCTCAACAACTTGCCTCAGAAAAGAAATGGTTTAGTGAAAGTCAAATGACCTCAGTGGAAGGTTTAAAGGAGGAGAACTTTGATCAATCAGTATTGACTACTGTAGTCAGTTTTATGAGTCATTGCCGAAAACCACCACTGACGCTGGTATTTTACCTATTCAATGGCATCCTGTTATCAAGGCAAAGTAAATGTGGTAAGGAATGTTTTAGGGTCCTTTGGCGAATTCAGGTGTTGCACCCTGCTGTGGTTTTGCAAATGGTGTCACAAAGAATAACTTGGGAATTTATTTCCAGAATAATTAAACTGTGTTGTGAGGATGCATTTTATTCGGAAGGGAATTGCCTGGCCCTGAATGCAGTTTTGGCCTTGTCTTTCCTTGTCAGCATCCTGGAAGaagaattaaaattgaaatcttTCAGTGTTGTAAAGACCAATGCTTATAGGCTTCTAAACATGTCAAAGAGTGCAAGAAACATAAAGGATGTCATCACCTGGCTTGAAACAGCATTGCAAGAACATGCCTCAACACAGCCTACTCACAGCTGTCAGCGTGATGTGTGTTTAGTTTACTTGTTACAACGGATGCTAGTGTTATCTCTCACTGTTAGCAAGCAACTAGAAGAGTGTGCTCTTTGCATTGgaagtgaaatgtttttggTCTACTCTAAGTTTCCATCAGTTGAGTTGAAAACTCTTTTTCTTCAGTCAACACAGTCACACCTTCTAAGGGCAAAGTTGATTGAATTGGTTGTCAGAAATTGTTGTTCTCTGTCGCAGACTGATCTTGAAGACAGTGGAATACCCAAAGAGGGGTTAAAGcacattgttattgttgatttccagcgttctccaccAGGGTTGAACCATGGTTCCATGTGTTCTTCCAGTAATGCCATTGTCATGGATAGTTGTGAAGAGTTTCTAATGCTACTGGCATACTGGTTGCAAAGTATTGTTTTTCGTCATCGAAGATCACTTCAGAGAAACGTGTCAGATTTATTACGAACTTTTTCCATGGATGATGAAGATTTGTTGAGGGGGATTGATGGATACGtggcaaaactgaaaacacgCTTGGAGAGCTTGTGTGAGGCATCAGTTCTCTCTCCACGAAGCTATCAGCTTTTAGATCTTATGTCttctttgaaacaatttgGCCATAATCTGCCTTAG